In one window of Zingiber officinale cultivar Zhangliang chromosome 11A, Zo_v1.1, whole genome shotgun sequence DNA:
- the LOC122031476 gene encoding probable CCR4-associated factor 1 homolog 11, with protein sequence MAVAVVNNDMLISSSAASTSRVEVRSVWAHNLDEEFSLIRSALPFHPFVALDTEYPGVVVTSKGPYCTLTLPQRYDLIRANVEALRIVQVGLTLSDAAGNLPCALYSDGTYVRYVWEFNFRDFDISRDRYAPSSVELLKANGIDFQKNQMWGIDSCRFAQHLATSGLLSFGHFSPVSWVTFQGAYDFAFLVKMLTCDCELPKTVREFLHLVHFFFGKRVFDVKHLSKHCPGLYGGLERVASTVQVERAVGSRHQSGSDSLLTWQVFYQIASRVNPQLIDRPEHMGALFDLELRPIA encoded by the coding sequence ATGGCTGTCGCAGTTGTCAACAACGATATGCTAATTTCCTCTTCCGCCGCCAGCACCAGCAGAGTCGAGGTTCGCTCCGTGTGGGCTCATAACCTCGACGAGGAGTTTTCCCTCATCCGTTCCGCCCTCCCGTTCCACCCCTTCGTAGCATTGGACACCGAGTATCCTGGCGTCGTCGTCACTTCCAAAGGTCCCTACTGCACCCTCACCCTCCCCCAGCGCTACGACTTGATCCGGGCCAACGTCGAGGCCCTCCGCATCGTCCAGGTTGGTCTCACTCTCTCCGACGCTGCCGGCAACCTCCCATGTGCCCTCTACAGTGACGGCACTTATGTGCGTTACGTGTGGGAATTTAATTTCCGCGACTTCGACATCAGCCGCGACCGTTACGCCCCTTCCTCCGTCGAGCTGCTCAAGGCTAATGGCATCGACTTCCAAAAGAATCAAATGTGGGGCATCGACTCTTGCAGATTCGCCCAGCACTTGGCCACCTCCGGCTTGCTTTCCTTTGGCCACTTTTCTCCCGTCTCCTGGGTTACCTTCCAAGGCGCCTATGACTTCGCGTTCCTAGTGAAGATGCTGACATGCGACTGCGAATTACCAAAGACCGTTCGTGAGTTCTTGCACCTTGTTCACTTCTTTTTCGGCAAAAGGGTGTTCGATGTGAAGCACCTTAGCAAGCATTGTCCTGGGCTTTACGGAGGATTGGAGCGGGTGGCCTCTACAGTCCAAGTTGAGCGAGCAGTGGGATCTCGACATCAGTCCGGCTCCGATAGCTTATTAACATGGCAGGTGTTCTACCAAATCGCTTCTCGTGTGAATCCACAACTCATCGATCGTCCAGAACACATGGGAGCACTCTTTGACCTCGAACTCCGGCCAATAGCATAG
- the LOC122032854 gene encoding F-box protein At1g67340-like produces MNRLGKNPLVLEKATLKSISIRVENWSPPAHRFLKRCVRAGNVEACYLLGMIECYCLGLRRDGCHTHTRKGLRYLLRASRRGHAAATYSLAVIFFNGTGMGKSQENLSTGFSLCQRATQLGYVDAMRELGHCLQDGYGVAKDVPRGRRLLVDANTRELAVSRSSRPVASAAALPGEGSSRSEYCYLHSDFGCDVPAPEVHPANRFMAEWFQTRQNLGESVRLCANANCSRPETRRFEFRVCSMCAVACYCSRACQAVHWKTVHSAACTAAIAARRVRIFNNALARFE; encoded by the exons ATGAACAGATTAGGGAAGAATCCTCTGGTTCTTGAAAAGGCGACGCTGAAATCTATCTCTATCAGGGTTGAGAATTGGTCGCCGCCGGCACATAGATTCCTGAAGAGGTGTGTCCGTGCAGGGAACGTAGAGGCATGCTATTTGCTCGGGATG ATAGAATGCTATTGCTTGGGGTTACGCAGAGATGGATGCCACACCCACACGAGAAAAGGATTGAGATATTTATTACGAGCCTCGCGGCGCGGTCATGCGGCGGCGACGTACTCACTGGCCGTGATTTTTTTTAATGGCACTGGAATGGGGAAGAGCCAGGAGAATCTCAGCACCGGGTTCTCTCTCTGCCAGCGCGCAACCCAGCTTGGCTACGTTGATGCGATGCGGGAGCTCGGGCATTGCTTGCAGGACGGCTATGGCGTTGCCAAGGACGTTCCCCGCGGACGCCGGCTCCTCGTCGATGCCAACACTCGTGAGCTCGCTGTCTCTCGAAGCAGTCGGCCCGTCGCGTCAGCCGCTGCCCTTCCGGGCGAAGGGAGCTCCCGCTCCGAGTACTGCTATCTCCATAGCGATTTCGGATGTGACGTGCCCGCTCCTGAAGTCCACCCCGCCAACCGCTTCATGGCAGAGTGGTTTCAGACGAGGCAGAATTTGGGCGAGAGCGTTCGACTGTGTGCGAACGCCAACTGCAGTCGGCCGGAAACGAGAAGATTTGAGTTCCGGGTATGTTCGATGTGCGCGGTTGCTTGTTATTGCTCCCGGGCGTGCCAAGCGGTTCACTGGAAGACGGTTCATAGTGCTGCTTGCACGGCAGCCATAGCGGCGAGACGGGTTCGGATCTTCAATAATGCTTTGGCGAGATTTGAATAA